GGGTGCGCGCGGTGCCGCGGGCCAGCAGCAGGTTGGCGACGTTGGCGCACGCCACCAGGAGCACGATCCCCACCGCGCCCAGCAGGATCAGCAGTACCGGCCGCAGCGAGTCGACCACGTGGGCGCGCAGCTCGCGCACCCCCACGAAGGCGTGCGCCTCGGGGAAGCGCGCGTGCGTCTCCCGCCCGATGCGCGCCATCTCAGCGCGCGCCTGCTCCACGGTGGCGCCGGGGGCCAGGCGGCCCAGCGCCCACCAGTTGTGCTGCCCGCGCCCCGCGGTGGACGCGTCCACGGCCAGCGGCGCCCACACGTCCAGCTCGCGGGTGGGGAGCGCCGCGTCGCCCGGCAGCGTGGCGGGGAACTCGAAGCCCTTCGGCATCACCCCCACCACGGTGTGCGGCGCGCCGTCCACCTGCATGGTGCGCCCCACCACGCCGGGGTCCGCGGCGAAGCGGCGGCGCCAGAGCGCGTCGCTGATCACCACCGCCTTCCCCTCGCCCGGCCGGTCCTCGCTGGCCAGGAACGTCCGCCCCAGCGCCGGCTGCACGCCCAGCGTGGGGAAGAAGTCGGCGCTCACGTACGCGCCCAGCAGCGCCTCGGGGGCCGGGCCGCCCGTCACGTTGAAGAGCCAGTAGCGGTACGCGGCGATGCGGTCCAGCGTCTTCGCGGTGCGCCGCCAGTCGTCGATGTTGGCGAGCGACGCCTGGCTCCCCGACGCCGACATCTCGTCCTTGCCGAACTCCCACAGGTGGATGAGCCGCGACGCCTGCGGGTAGGGGAGCGGACGCAGGAGCACGGCATCCACCACGCTGAAGATGGCCGTGCTGGCGCCGATCCCCAGCCCCAGCGTGAGCACGGCGGCCAGGGCGAAGCCGGGAGCCCGGCGCAGCGAGCGGGCGGCGAAGCGGAGGTCCTGGAAGAGCGATCCCATGCGGGGCTACTCCGAGCGGAGGGCGACCACCGGGTCCACCCGCGACGCGCGGCGGGCGGGGAGCCAGGATGCGAGGAGGGCGACGGACATCAGCACCGCGGGCGCGCCCAGCAGCAGGGCGGGGTCGGCCGCGGTCACGCCGTACAGCATCCCCGAGGCGAGCTTCCCCGCCAGGATGGCCAGCACGGTCCCCACCGCCAGCCCCAGCGCGACGACGCGCAGGTTGGCGCCCATCACCAGCTTCACCACCGCCACCCGCGGCGCGCCCAGCGCCGTGCGGATGCCGATCTCGCGCGTGCGCTGCCCCGCCGCGAACGACACCACGCCGTAGATCCCCACAGCCGCCAGCGTCAGCGCCAGCGCTCCGAGCCCGCCCAGGATCGCTGCGCCGAGCTGCGCGGGGAGGAGGGCGCGCCGCAGCTGCTCGCGCATCGTCTTGGGCGCCGGCACGGGGAGCGCCGGGTCCAGCGCCGCCACCTCGCGCTGCACCGCCCTCGCCAGCGTGGCCGGGTCGCCCGACGTGCGCACGTGCAGCGTCATCTCCGGGTCGTAGTTCTGCGCGAACGGCTGGTAGAGCATGGGGAGCGGGTCCTCGCCCAGGCTCACGTACTTCGCGTCGCGCGCCACGCCCACGACCGTCATGAACGGACCGTTCGGCCCCCGGATGCTCACGCGGCGCCCCACGGGATCGCCCGCGGGCAGGTAGCGCCGCGCGAACGTCTCGTTGACGATGGTGACGGGCGGGGAGTCCGCGCGGTCCGCATCGGCGAAGTCGCGGCCGCGCACCACCGGCACGCCCATGGTGCGAAAGAAGTCCGCGCCGACGGTGTTGAAGTGCGTGGGCTGCATGGGTCCGTCGGCCGGCTGGCCGGGGAGCACGAAGCCGGTCTCGCGGCTGTCGCCCTGCAGCGGGAGCATCTGCTGCAGCGAGACGGACTGCACGCCGGGAAGGTTGCGGACGGAGGCCTGGAGGCGGCGGTAGAACTGCGCGCCGGTGGTCTCGTCGTAGCTCCCCAGCCGCAGGTCGACGGTCTGGTTGAGGATGGGCGCGGGGTCGAAGCCGGGGTCGATGCTCCCCGCCGCCCCCAGCGAGCGGATGAAGAGCGCGGACGAGCCGAGCAGCACCATGCAGAGCGACACCTGCGCCGCCACCAGCGTGTTGCGCAGCCGTGCCCCGCGCGGCGCAACCGCCCCCTCCTTGATCGCCGAGACCACGTCGGCCGACGCGGTGCGCATCGCCGGCGCCACCCCGAAGACGAGCGCCGCCAGCAGCGCGCCGCCCAGCGCGAAGGCGAGCACGCGCACGTCCGGCGAGAGGCGGATCGCCATCGGGATCTCCGCCGGCACGCGCGACATGGCGAACTGGGTGAGCACCATGGTGGCGAGCAGGGCCGCCACCGCGCCCGACAGCGAGAGGATCACGCTCTCGGTGAGGAGCTGCCGCACGAGCCGCCCGCGGGGCGCGCCAACCGCCATGCGCACGCCCATCTCGCGCCGGCGCGCCACGCCGCGCGCCAGCAGCAGGTTGGCGACGTTGCTGCACGCGATCAGCAGCACCAGCCCCGTGACGGCCAGCAGCGCCACGGCAAAGATCCCGAACTTGTTGCGCAGCTCCACGTTGACGCCGTTGG
This Longimicrobium sp. DNA region includes the following protein-coding sequences:
- a CDS encoding ABC transporter permease, which gives rise to MGSLFQDLRFAARSLRRAPGFALAAVLTLGLGIGASTAIFSVVDAVLLRPLPYPQASRLIHLWEFGKDEMSASGSQASLANIDDWRRTAKTLDRIAAYRYWLFNVTGGPAPEALLGAYVSADFFPTLGVQPALGRTFLASEDRPGEGKAVVISDALWRRRFAADPGVVGRTMQVDGAPHTVVGVMPKGFEFPATLPGDAALPTRELDVWAPLAVDASTAGRGQHNWWALGRLAPGATVEQARAEMARIGRETHARFPEAHAFVGVRELRAHVVDSLRPVLLILLGAVGIVLLVACANVANLLLARGTART
- a CDS encoding ABC transporter permease; the encoded protein is MDTLLQDIRYALRTLRRTPGFTLAAVLTIALGIGVNTAVFSLANAILLRPADAADPGRLVRVHSNTHSPLQRQQLDYVSARSRTLTGMFGERYLEAALNTPQGNRKVNAELVSGSYFNTVGVGASLGRVFTRADDTVAAHGAVAVVSHRWWREAFGADPTLVGRTIRINGQPITVVGVAREGFAGAFAGFGPQIWIPMSQMGPLTGTQLRDYNGSLYVGARLRDGVTTGAARAELRVLAAQLTQLDPAQREPVRLSLDGSNGVNVELRNKFGIFAVALLAVTGLVLLIACSNVANLLLARGVARRREMGVRMAVGAPRGRLVRQLLTESVILSLSGAVAALLATMVLTQFAMSRVPAEIPMAIRLSPDVRVLAFALGGALLAALVFGVAPAMRTASADVVSAIKEGAVAPRGARLRNTLVAAQVSLCMVLLGSSALFIRSLGAAGSIDPGFDPAPILNQTVDLRLGSYDETTGAQFYRRLQASVRNLPGVQSVSLQQMLPLQGDSRETGFVLPGQPADGPMQPTHFNTVGADFFRTMGVPVVRGRDFADADRADSPPVTIVNETFARRYLPAGDPVGRRVSIRGPNGPFMTVVGVARDAKYVSLGEDPLPMLYQPFAQNYDPEMTLHVRTSGDPATLARAVQREVAALDPALPVPAPKTMREQLRRALLPAQLGAAILGGLGALALTLAAVGIYGVVSFAAGQRTREIGIRTALGAPRVAVVKLVMGANLRVVALGLAVGTVLAILAGKLASGMLYGVTAADPALLLGAPAVLMSVALLASWLPARRASRVDPVVALRSE